One Corvus moneduloides isolate bCorMon1 chromosome Z, bCorMon1.pri, whole genome shotgun sequence genomic window carries:
- the CAAP1 gene encoding caspase activity and apoptosis inhibitor 1 isoform X4, translating into MPGRKSSKEKKRRRSRSCCPEGAPGLDGSDRKRRSTESSHGALEETKCNVLSGEKVGEAEQPSDIEEGGLDLTVSLKPVSFYIGDKKEMLQQCFCVIGEKKLQRMLPDTLKNCSMDEIKRLCMEQLELLSEKKLLKILEGKIGADSDTDEEADGGDKTGGDSVSQQDNSIDSTSSLREDNKLESQESKQGKGEDSDVLSINADAYDSDIEGPCNEEDGPDVQESTVRSGAGQIDDLQKDIEKSVNEILGLAESSPKEHKAATLAVPPSEDVQPSAQQLELLELEMRARAIKALMKAGDVKKQP; encoded by the exons CGGGCAGGAAGTCTTCCAAGGAGAAAAAGCGGCGCCGCTCGCGTTCCTGCTGCCCGGAGGGAGCCCCGGGGCTGGACGGCAGCGACAGGAAGCGGCGGAGCACCGAGTCCAGCCACGGTGCCCTGGAG GAAACAAAATGCAATGTactctctggagaaaaagtgGGAGAAGCTGAACAACCCAGTGATATAGAAGAAGGAGGATTAGATCTCACTGTGTCACTCAAACCTGTCAGTTTCTACATTGGggacaaaaaagaaatgcttcaaCAGTGTTTCTGTGTCATAGGGGAGAAGAAACTACAGAGGATGCTGCCTGATACTTTAAAG AACTGTTCCATGGATGAAATCAAAAGACTTTGCATGGAGCAGTTGGAGCtgttatctgaaaaaaaactgTTGAAGATACTTGAAG GCAAGATTGGAGCTGATTCTGATACTGACGAGGAGGCAGATGGAGGAGACAAGACTGGAGGTGATTCAGTCAGTCA ACAGGACAACAGTATAGACTCAACTTCTTCTCTGAGAGAAGACAACAAGCTGGAAAGTCAGGAATCAAAACAAG GCAAGGGAGAAGATAGTGATGTCCTCAGCATAAATGCAGATGCATATGATAGTGACATAGAAGGCCCATGCAATGAAGAGGATGGCCCAGATGTGCAAGAGAGCACTGTCAGAAGTGGAGCTGGTCAGATAGATGACCTTCAGAAGGACATTGAGAAGAGTGTGAATGAGATACTGGGCTTGGCAGAGTCCAGCCCAAAGGAGCACAAAGCAGCAACCTTAGCTGTTCCTCCATCAGAAGATGTTCAGCCATCAGCACAACAGCTGGAGCTTCTGGAGCTCGAGATGAGGGCCAGAGCTATTAAGGCTCTGATGAAAGCTGGTGATGTCAAAAAACAGCCCTAA
- the CAAP1 gene encoding caspase activity and apoptosis inhibitor 1 isoform X1, producing the protein MRRTSSGGLSRGSHTCGIETKCNVLSGEKVGEAEQPSDIEEGGLDLTVSLKPVSFYIGDKKEMLQQCFCVIGEKKLQRMLPDTLKNCSMDEIKRLCMEQLELLSEKKLLKILEGKIGADSDTDEEADGGDKTGGDSVSQQDNSIDSTSSLREDNKLESQESKQGKGEDSDVLSINADAYDSDIEGPCNEEDGPDVQESTVRSGAGQIDDLQKDIEKSVNEILGLAESSPKEHKAATLAVPPSEDVQPSAQQLELLELEMRARAIKALMKAGDVKKQP; encoded by the exons ATGCGGCGTACGAGCTCGGGTGGCCTCAGTCGTGGTTCTCATACGTGTGGCATT GAAACAAAATGCAATGTactctctggagaaaaagtgGGAGAAGCTGAACAACCCAGTGATATAGAAGAAGGAGGATTAGATCTCACTGTGTCACTCAAACCTGTCAGTTTCTACATTGGggacaaaaaagaaatgcttcaaCAGTGTTTCTGTGTCATAGGGGAGAAGAAACTACAGAGGATGCTGCCTGATACTTTAAAG AACTGTTCCATGGATGAAATCAAAAGACTTTGCATGGAGCAGTTGGAGCtgttatctgaaaaaaaactgTTGAAGATACTTGAAG GCAAGATTGGAGCTGATTCTGATACTGACGAGGAGGCAGATGGAGGAGACAAGACTGGAGGTGATTCAGTCAGTCA ACAGGACAACAGTATAGACTCAACTTCTTCTCTGAGAGAAGACAACAAGCTGGAAAGTCAGGAATCAAAACAAG GCAAGGGAGAAGATAGTGATGTCCTCAGCATAAATGCAGATGCATATGATAGTGACATAGAAGGCCCATGCAATGAAGAGGATGGCCCAGATGTGCAAGAGAGCACTGTCAGAAGTGGAGCTGGTCAGATAGATGACCTTCAGAAGGACATTGAGAAGAGTGTGAATGAGATACTGGGCTTGGCAGAGTCCAGCCCAAAGGAGCACAAAGCAGCAACCTTAGCTGTTCCTCCATCAGAAGATGTTCAGCCATCAGCACAACAGCTGGAGCTTCTGGAGCTCGAGATGAGGGCCAGAGCTATTAAGGCTCTGATGAAAGCTGGTGATGTCAAAAAACAGCCCTAA
- the CAAP1 gene encoding caspase activity and apoptosis inhibitor 1 isoform X2, with protein sequence MLSCETKCNVLSGEKVGEAEQPSDIEEGGLDLTVSLKPVSFYIGDKKEMLQQCFCVIGEKKLQRMLPDTLKNCSMDEIKRLCMEQLELLSEKKLLKILEGKIGADSDTDEEADGGDKTGGDSVSQQDNSIDSTSSLREDNKLESQESKQGKGEDSDVLSINADAYDSDIEGPCNEEDGPDVQESTVRSGAGQIDDLQKDIEKSVNEILGLAESSPKEHKAATLAVPPSEDVQPSAQQLELLELEMRARAIKALMKAGDVKKQP encoded by the exons ATGCTTTCATGT GAAACAAAATGCAATGTactctctggagaaaaagtgGGAGAAGCTGAACAACCCAGTGATATAGAAGAAGGAGGATTAGATCTCACTGTGTCACTCAAACCTGTCAGTTTCTACATTGGggacaaaaaagaaatgcttcaaCAGTGTTTCTGTGTCATAGGGGAGAAGAAACTACAGAGGATGCTGCCTGATACTTTAAAG AACTGTTCCATGGATGAAATCAAAAGACTTTGCATGGAGCAGTTGGAGCtgttatctgaaaaaaaactgTTGAAGATACTTGAAG GCAAGATTGGAGCTGATTCTGATACTGACGAGGAGGCAGATGGAGGAGACAAGACTGGAGGTGATTCAGTCAGTCA ACAGGACAACAGTATAGACTCAACTTCTTCTCTGAGAGAAGACAACAAGCTGGAAAGTCAGGAATCAAAACAAG GCAAGGGAGAAGATAGTGATGTCCTCAGCATAAATGCAGATGCATATGATAGTGACATAGAAGGCCCATGCAATGAAGAGGATGGCCCAGATGTGCAAGAGAGCACTGTCAGAAGTGGAGCTGGTCAGATAGATGACCTTCAGAAGGACATTGAGAAGAGTGTGAATGAGATACTGGGCTTGGCAGAGTCCAGCCCAAAGGAGCACAAAGCAGCAACCTTAGCTGTTCCTCCATCAGAAGATGTTCAGCCATCAGCACAACAGCTGGAGCTTCTGGAGCTCGAGATGAGGGCCAGAGCTATTAAGGCTCTGATGAAAGCTGGTGATGTCAAAAAACAGCCCTAA
- the CAAP1 gene encoding caspase activity and apoptosis inhibitor 1 isoform X3: MLQQCFCVIGEKKLQRMLPDTLKNCSMDEIKRLCMEQLELLSEKKLLKILEGKIGADSDTDEEADGGDKTGGDSVSQQDNSIDSTSSLREDNKLESQESKQGKGEDSDVLSINADAYDSDIEGPCNEEDGPDVQESTVRSGAGQIDDLQKDIEKSVNEILGLAESSPKEHKAATLAVPPSEDVQPSAQQLELLELEMRARAIKALMKAGDVKKQP; encoded by the exons atgcttcaaCAGTGTTTCTGTGTCATAGGGGAGAAGAAACTACAGAGGATGCTGCCTGATACTTTAAAG AACTGTTCCATGGATGAAATCAAAAGACTTTGCATGGAGCAGTTGGAGCtgttatctgaaaaaaaactgTTGAAGATACTTGAAG GCAAGATTGGAGCTGATTCTGATACTGACGAGGAGGCAGATGGAGGAGACAAGACTGGAGGTGATTCAGTCAGTCA ACAGGACAACAGTATAGACTCAACTTCTTCTCTGAGAGAAGACAACAAGCTGGAAAGTCAGGAATCAAAACAAG GCAAGGGAGAAGATAGTGATGTCCTCAGCATAAATGCAGATGCATATGATAGTGACATAGAAGGCCCATGCAATGAAGAGGATGGCCCAGATGTGCAAGAGAGCACTGTCAGAAGTGGAGCTGGTCAGATAGATGACCTTCAGAAGGACATTGAGAAGAGTGTGAATGAGATACTGGGCTTGGCAGAGTCCAGCCCAAAGGAGCACAAAGCAGCAACCTTAGCTGTTCCTCCATCAGAAGATGTTCAGCCATCAGCACAACAGCTGGAGCTTCTGGAGCTCGAGATGAGGGCCAGAGCTATTAAGGCTCTGATGAAAGCTGGTGATGTCAAAAAACAGCCCTAA